In the genome of Bacillus sp. S3, one region contains:
- a CDS encoding glycosyltransferase family 4 protein has product MFYITLFLCFISSILLTPLVKKLAFKIGATDKPNQRKVHQKIMPRLGGLAIYLSFIIGMLILSPDSPYALPIIIGSIIIIITGMLDDMLELSAKVKFIAQIAAAAVVVVWGGVDVEFINLPFGGQIQFGYFSIPLTIIWIVGITNAINLIDGLDGLAAGVSSIALITISGMAMIMGDGFVTVIASIVLASTLGFLIYNFHPAKIFMGDTGALFLGYMISVLSLLGFKNVTIISFIVPIIILGVPISDTFFAILRRIVNKKPLSAPDKSHLHHCLLRSGFTHRQTVLIIYAMAAFFGLAAIIFSQAKVLGGSLFIVILLIMIELFAEMIGLVGKNYRPLIKMMRVLLVTTVRNR; this is encoded by the coding sequence ATGTTCTATATCACCCTGTTTTTATGTTTTATTAGTTCAATTCTTCTGACTCCCTTAGTAAAAAAACTAGCCTTTAAAATTGGGGCAACAGATAAACCAAATCAAAGAAAAGTTCATCAGAAAATTATGCCGCGTCTCGGCGGACTTGCTATTTATCTCAGCTTTATCATCGGCATGCTCATTCTTAGCCCGGACAGTCCTTATGCACTGCCAATCATTATTGGAAGTATCATCATCATTATTACTGGAATGCTAGATGATATGTTGGAGCTTTCTGCTAAGGTTAAATTTATTGCTCAGATTGCTGCGGCGGCTGTCGTTGTCGTCTGGGGCGGTGTAGATGTCGAATTTATCAACCTGCCATTCGGCGGTCAAATTCAATTCGGATATTTTAGTATTCCTTTAACTATTATTTGGATTGTTGGGATTACCAATGCCATCAACCTGATCGACGGTCTTGACGGATTGGCTGCAGGTGTTTCCTCCATCGCTTTAATTACCATTTCGGGAATGGCGATGATTATGGGAGACGGATTTGTAACAGTAATTGCATCAATTGTGCTGGCAAGTACACTTGGATTCTTAATTTACAATTTCCACCCGGCAAAAATATTCATGGGTGATACCGGTGCCTTATTCCTTGGATATATGATTTCAGTACTATCATTACTTGGCTTTAAAAATGTCACGATCATTTCCTTTATCGTTCCGATTATAATTCTCGGTGTTCCAATTTCAGATACATTCTTTGCGATTCTGCGCCGAATTGTTAATAAGAAGCCTTTATCAGCACCTGATAAATCACACTTACATCACTGCCTGCTTCGGTCCGGGTTTACCCATCGCCAGACAGTGCTGATTATCTATGCCATGGCAGCCTTCTTCGGATTAGCGGCAATTATCTTTTCACAAGCAAAGGTCTTGGGCGGTTCTTTATTCATTGTCATTCTTTTGATTATGATTGAATTATTTGCTGAAATGATAGGACTTGTCGGAAAGAACTATAGACCGCTAATCAAAATGATGCGCGTTCTTCTTGTTACAACGGTAAGAAACAGATAA
- a CDS encoding GtrA family protein: MKEFLKFGVVGMINTLITIGCFTVLVYSGINYITANIIAYMLGMINSFIWNKNWVFQTNANTGLLLMCGKFIAVNLITLGFTTILLFILVGHQYFHLSIAQIISTGFGLLINYGLNRKWTFKVSDPI; encoded by the coding sequence ATGAAAGAATTCCTAAAATTTGGCGTAGTCGGGATGATCAATACCCTTATTACCATCGGGTGTTTTACAGTTTTAGTGTATAGTGGGATTAACTATATCACCGCGAACATAATTGCCTACATGCTTGGCATGATCAACAGCTTTATTTGGAATAAAAATTGGGTGTTTCAAACAAATGCAAATACAGGATTGCTTTTAATGTGTGGGAAATTTATTGCAGTAAATCTAATCACACTAGGATTTACTACCATTTTGCTCTTCATTTTAGTAGGGCACCAATATTTTCATTTATCAATTGCTCAGATTATTTCCACTGGTTTTGGATTGCTCATTAATTATGGTTTAAACAGGAAATGGACATTTAAGGTTTCTGACCCTATATAA
- a CDS encoding LCP family protein, with protein sequence MSEFQRSQRVNQKKKGRKKRIFMWIFVPLLIVALGGAAYANFLLKKAESVVNKSYKPVKTVSKRTTQVNPDLDNISILLIGVDESKIRAKQYGEAVRSDALLVATFNKKEKSVKLLSIPRDSYVYIPGKNKKDKITHAHAFGGPKMTIETVQELLDIPIDYYVKINFYAFMDVVDALDGIDVDVPYALSEQDSEDRPNAINLKPGFQTLNGEEALALARTRHHDTDVMRGMRQQEIIKALMKKALSIQSFSKHTDIIKAVGDNMQTNMSFTDMKSLIDYGLSGSGLNIDTLNLNGEDAYINKIYYYKLDETSLDETKTILKTHLGLNENTAQRNQTDTEIDSDSTEDSSSDN encoded by the coding sequence ATGTCCGAATTTCAACGCTCACAGCGAGTGAATCAGAAGAAAAAGGGTCGTAAAAAGCGGATCTTTATGTGGATTTTTGTTCCATTATTAATCGTTGCCTTAGGCGGAGCGGCCTATGCGAACTTCCTACTGAAAAAGGCAGAATCAGTTGTTAATAAATCGTATAAGCCGGTAAAAACGGTTTCTAAACGCACTACCCAGGTAAATCCCGATTTGGACAATATCTCCATTTTACTCATCGGTGTCGATGAAAGTAAAATCCGGGCAAAACAATATGGGGAAGCCGTTCGATCTGACGCCCTGTTAGTTGCTACATTCAATAAAAAAGAGAAATCAGTAAAACTATTAAGTATTCCACGTGACTCCTATGTTTATATTCCTGGAAAAAATAAAAAGGACAAAATTACTCATGCCCATGCTTTCGGTGGTCCAAAGATGACAATTGAAACTGTCCAAGAGCTTCTCGATATCCCGATTGATTATTATGTAAAAATTAACTTTTATGCATTTATGGATGTAGTCGATGCCTTAGATGGAATCGACGTTGATGTTCCTTATGCCTTATCTGAACAGGATTCGGAAGATCGTCCAAACGCAATCAATTTAAAACCTGGTTTTCAAACTTTAAACGGTGAAGAGGCATTGGCACTTGCAAGGACAAGACACCATGATACAGACGTGATGCGTGGAATGAGACAGCAGGAAATCATTAAAGCACTTATGAAAAAAGCACTGTCTATTCAATCATTTTCAAAACACACCGACATCATTAAAGCTGTTGGTGACAATATGCAAACAAACATGTCATTTACTGATATGAAATCTTTAATTGATTATGGCCTTTCCGGCAGCGGTTTAAACATTGATACCTTAAACCTTAATGGTGAAGATGCGTATATTAATAAGATTTACTATTATAAGCTTGATGAGACAAGTCTTGACGAAACCAAAACAATCTTGAAGACGCATCTAGGATTAAATGAAAATACTGCTCAACGAAACCAGACCGATACAGAAATAGATTCAGACAGCACTGAGGATTCATCTTCAGACAATTAA